ctaccagcgctagctcgtatcatgggggtgaacctgaggagtggggcaacctccccagaatcccagtgctctctgacagggtctgaggattccttaggcggtctggatgagagagagaaaaggctgctgatcagtgagatgaactactggactaaggagaggaggaggaatggcagtgcaggatgccgccaaaaatccactcgcagaacctcatcaccatgctgttcgcctaagaggtatgttcacagcaatatttcaacataataattgcaagacctgatccatacttatcataaattattaacttggaattcacaccttgtagttttaagttctggtcagaaatgttgccactggggggggggggggggggggggcgggggggggtggGTCCAGGTGAAAGTCATTTTTAACTGGGTAAGCCATGAAGTCATCTATGAATAAATAGATCAGGTACATGCCTTTCAGAAATAATCATAATCTGATGTCGTACAAACATAAAAATCAGGCAAAAAATCATGTCAGTTGGCTTTAGGCTTCTAGAACTACGGTGGTATGAGAAGTAATCCATCATTGCTCTAATTTGGTTTTCAGGCTCACTAATGACCCAGATTAGATACAGTTGGTTACATTTGCATGGCTTAAGTGGTGATTGTGTGTTTATCTTCAAGGTCCCAGACCTCATTGCAGAGCTTGCCTGCAACTAGAGAGGCTCCCCTCATGGAGCCTCTGAAGGCTCTTTTTGGGGTAACGGAAGAGAGCCTTCTGATATCCCTGGTTGAGGGTCACTCCAACcccacctcctccagctcctccgagTTGAGCTGTGCTATCGTGGGGGAGGTGGTACACCAGCTTAACTCTGGCCTCTCAGTGGCCATTCAGGCCAGCCCGGGGAGTTGCCCCCCTATGGACAGTCAGGACATAGCAGCAGGCAAGGAGGTCATTCGGGTAGCCTCGGTTCAGATCCTGGCCCAGCTACAGAGCCAAACATCTGAGCCAGAGTGGGTAGGGTTTATCGAGCCCCTCATGGACCCTGTGACCGATGATGTGCTGGAGGCCATTGTCGGCACAATGGACAAAATGGCACAGGACTTCAACATCCTATTGGATCTGGCCAAGAAGATGACAATCTTGGGGTCTAAATTTCTGACCAATCTTCAATGTGACCTAGATGTTGAGTGTCCATCTGGGAAGGAAGGGACCACTCACTTTCTCAAAGAGACTGGATCCTCTACCAGTGTGGTGGCCAGAAAGATTCAGACCCTCTCTAGCCCCGACTTTCAGTCTAAAGCCCTGAAGGCGGTGAGCACCATCCTTACAAGGAAAGTCAGCAGCTCTTCTGGCATGGCTCCTTCCTCTAGGCCTTCTAGTGCTGCTCCTAGCCTTACTGAAGCCCCGCTGAATACCAGCTGcacagccctgacatctgtaacctccactgccacagtgattgttaaggcatttgtgggaggcatggagacgatagcatcatttgaagacacatgtgaagcagttgattggccagttcctgtaaatgaccacaaaaCAGGGTCTTCACAGAAGATAACCTTCTCTCTAGCCGGCACACTCTATGGCCGTATACGAGCAAAGCTGAGGGACCTTTTAACTCTAGCCGCTCGAGAAGAAGGTGTGGCTAAGGATGCTTCTCTTCGGGAGTCTTCAGACACCCTGGAAAAGGCAACTGTTTCAACTGTTGAGGTCCAGTTACCCAGCACCGAACACAGTAGAGTTCCCAGAGAGAGCCAACcaataccagctctctgtctctccaatctggataccagtactcaagaagttcttagcagtgttttttccatctacaagtcagagttatcaaaagtggagagtaaatccttagccgttgtcagttcatctgatgagtccctagaggcttgttggtttgttgatggtgtcctatcaaagcttgatgactaTACTATTTCCCAGTCACCCTCACCCAATGAAGACTTGAGCGTGAGTACTCAATATTCTCAACTGAGCTCAGAAGGGAGTGTCAGAATCACAGAGTCCTCAACTAGTCTGATTCAGAGCATTAAGAAGCTCTCTTGCAATGACTTTCAGACTCAGGCAGAAGAGGCAGTGAGTAAAGTGCTGATGAGATCCAGTCATTCCTTTATCACACAGATCAGCCATACTGGTCTTCAGAAAAGTCTGCAGGCTGGCTTATCATCTAGCTCACCATCAGAGATCCATGTCCTTTCAGAATCCATGTCCTCCATGTCCTCTGAGAATACAGCCTCTGGATTAGTGGAAACCTTTGTCAAAGGAATGGCGACTATTTTCCAGAAAAATGAGTCCACTGACACTGTGCTACTGGAAAGAAGTGGGAGAGTTTCACAGTGCTCCCACGGGGGCTCCCAACTGGATTATACTGAATTGAGTGTTAAAATATCAGAGGAGAAGCTTTGGTCAACAGCTAAGAACATCTGCGTCAGTATGAAGAACACACTTAAGGATTTCTTCACAGGGCTGAAGCCATCCGGATCCGAAAGGACAGAAATGGCTTCTTCCAAAGAGACCCTTGGGGAAATCCTGGTTGCTATCCAGAGTGAAATCTCAAACTTCGGGCGAATGAAGGATTCCAGGGAGCTCCTTCAGATCAATGATATGGTAGGAACTATGCTGAAGGAGAttgagaaaagtgaggatgacAGTGAACAAGTCTGCCAAGACATCCCTCGAACCTGTTCATCTTTATCCACTTCTTTAAATGGTCGTAGTTCCTTGTCCAGCTCTTCAAAGGGTCCTAGGTCAGAGTGTGAGTTAGAGATCaacctccctggcactcccatcccTGACGAAGTGCCTTTTGATCTGACCTGCCCCATCGTCAGGAGCTCCTGCATCGACACCAGGGACTCTAAAATGCCAGAGATTTCTACAAGTGACCTAAAGACAAAGATGATGGCACACACAGATGAACCCCTGCATCGTAACAGTCCAATGACTGACAGCAGCCGACCACCGAGTGCTAAAGTCTCTTTTCGATCCTCCACTCCGTCTTTCACCAGCAAGGGAACCTCTTTGGTACCAAAGGGAGAGGGGATTGACATTGAAGAGAAGGAGGTGTGTATCCCCAGCAGCTCTGGCCATCTGAGGGAGCTCTTAATCATCCCGGACATCAGCAGTGCCACTgcattcccactgcagtacttgatggactccagcaaagatgatggcatctgttttgtcaccatactggtgataaggttgctatcggagatcagaccctcagccctagatggaccctcccaacaggcagcagatctgacagaaacatctcagcaactcatcagacaagtcctgtctgagttctgtgctgCATCCAGATTATCCAGGACACAGGCATATTCCCAGAACCTGAACATCCAAAGGGTGTTCAGAGGTGTACATAAAAACCTCATGGAGGAGTTTGGCTCTTATAACACCCTGGAAGCAGCTATGTCCTCCCAGGACCCTGCATTTGACAGAGTCCTGGTAAAGtccttgacccagcagctggtGCAGGGACGCAAGGAGGCGTCAAGACCAGCTTCTGCTGCAACAAACCCATCAGACCAGgctgagatggagaggggggctgagcagaaagcaagaaggagcttcctttgcttttcaatgaccaaactcaggatcaacttcaaggtatagcagggagttagcatttgttttttgttccagttaggtgctgatgttattgatgtggctatgataagacaaatacatgaaataaatattttttattcaccactaaattgttgccttggattcagaagtgttccatttatttattctctgtaccattttctttacctttctTCTGTTAGCGTTCCAAGAGAGGAAACAAAAAGGACTGCCATTCAGTCCAGGACCAGACTGAGATTCGCTCTACTGATGGACATTGGATAGGTAAGGATGTTTTAGAGCTCTGCTATAGCTTGTAgttttgtttaggtgtgtgttagaaacataggaatgcctaccaaactcatagcactgttatttttcaacgttactatactgcatctctctctctctctctctctctctctctctctctcttaccccatcaatttctcttgtgtttctagctccagttgGAGAGGGTTCTCCCTCCAAATCTCAGCCTGTCAAAAAACGATCCTTGATTGTCAGGGTCTTTTCAGCAATGATGAAGCCATTCAGGCGCTTCACCAAGAAGAACCTGTAACCTGTTACGCTGCATGAAGAACTACGTTTGTAACAGCAAGACTTTTGACAAGAGGAATTTCTGCATGTCTAACCTTTCaaagtctatttgatcaaataaatgccaatgattttacaagaatttcaagtgttttggaagattgataatactgaagcagattttctcagagaaatgcactagttcccccttggttacacatttattgttcagcttttgagttggcaggacatagggcgtcaggtagccttgtggttagagcattgggccagtaaccgaaaggttgctaggtcagatccctgagctggccatgtaaaaatatgttgttctgctcctgaacaaggtagttaacccactgttcctaagctgtcattgtaaataagaatttgttctgaactgacttgtctaggaaaataaataaaataaccacagcttgactctaatacaatagttgctgcctagactgtcagataaccagatgttctctattaatttagttagattggtaagagcttattagcagcaaggggaaaacacatagaggagaattagctatctgcagctagatcaaccctctgagatgctttctatatttttttaaatattattttttatttcacctttatttaaccaggtaggcaagttgagaacaagttctcatttacaattgcgacctggccaagataaagcaaagcagttcgacacatataacgacacagagttacacatggagtaaaacaaacatacagtcaataatacagtataaacaagtctatatacgatgtgagcaaataaggtgcgataagggaggtaaaggcaaaaaaaagccatggtggcaaagtaaatacaatatagcaagtaaaacactggaatggtagatttgcagtggaagaatgtgcaaagtagaagtaaaaaataatggggtgcaaaggagctaaataaataaataaataaaataaaataaatacagtaggaaaagaggtagttgattgggctaaattataggtgggctatgtacaggtgcagtactctgtgagctgctctgatagttggtgcttaaagctagtgagggagataagtgtttccagtttcagagatttttgtagttcgtcccagtcattggcagcagagaactggaaggagaggtggccaaagaaagaattggttttgggggtgaccagagagatatacctgctggagcgcgtgctacaggtgggtgataatatggtgaccagcgagctgagataaggggggactttacctagcagggtcttgtagatgacatggagccagtgggtttggcgacgagtatgaagcgagggccagccaatgagagcgtacaggtcgcaatgatgggtagtacagtgccttgcgaaagtattcggcccccttgaactttgcgaccttttgccacatttcaggcttcaaacataaagatataaaactgtatttttttgtgaagaatcaaaaacaagtgggacacaatcatgaagtggaacgacatttattggatatttcaaacttttttaacaaatcaaaaactgaaaaattgggcgtgcaaaatgattcagcccctttactttcagtgcagcaaactctctccagaagttcagtgaggatctctgaatgatccaatgttgacctaaatgactaatgatgataaatacaatccacctgtgtgtaatcaagtctccgtataaatgcacctgcactgtgatagtctcagaggtccgttaaaagcgcagagagcatcatgaagaacaaggaacacaccaggcaggtccgagatactgttgtgaagaagtttaaagccggatttggatacaaaaagatttcccaagctttaaacatcccaaggagcactgtgcaagcgataatattgaaatggaaggagtatcagaccactgcaaatctatcaagacctggccgtccctctaaactttcagctcatacaaggagaagactgatcagagatgcagccaagaggcctatgatcactctggatgaactgcagagatctacagctgaggtgggagactctgtccataggtcaacaatcagtcgtatattgcacaaatctggcctttatggaagagtggcaagaagaaagccatttcttaaagatattcataaaaagtgtaatttaaagtttgccacaagccacctgggagacactccaaacatgtggaagaaggtgctctggtcagatgaaaccaaaatgtaacgttttgcattgttgccaaaaagttatgtttggcgtaaaagcaacacagctgaacacaccatccccactgtcaaacatggtggtggcagcatcatggtttgggcctgcttttcttcagcagggacagggaagatggttaaaattgatgggaagatggatggagccaaatacaggaccattctggaagaaaacccgatggagtctgcaaaagacctgagactgggacggagatttgtcttccaacaagacaatgatccaaaacataaagcaaaatctacaatggaatggtagtaaataaacatatccaggtgttagaatggccaagtcaaagtccagacctgaatccaatcaagaatctgtggaaagaactgaaaactgctgttcacaaatgctctccatccaacctcactgagctcgagctgttttgcaaggaggaatgggaaaaaatttcagtctctcgatgtgcaaaactgatagagacataccccaagcgactaacagctgtaatcgcagcaaaaggtggcgctacaaagtattaacttaagggggctgaataattttacacgcccaatttttcagtttttgatttgttaaaaaagtttgaaatatccaataaatgtcgttccacttcatgattgtgtcccacttgttgttgattcttcacaaaaaaatacagttttatatctttatgtttgaagcctgaaatgtggcaaaaggtcgcaaagttcaagggggccgaatactttcgcaaggcactgtatatggggctttggtgacaaaacggattgcactgtgatagactgcatccaatttgttgagtagggttttggaggctattttgtaaatgacaaggattggtaggatggtcagttttacaagggtatgtttggcagcatgagtgaaggatgctttgttgcgaaataggaagccaattctagatttaactttggattggagatgtttgatgtgggtctggaaggagagtttacagtctaaccagacacctagatatttgtagtgtccacgtattctaagtcagagccgtccagagtagtgatgttggacaggcgggcaggtgcaggcagcgatcggttgaagagcatgcatttagttttacttgtatttaagagcaattggaggccacggaagtagagttgtatggcattgaagcttgcctggagggttgttaacacagtgtccaaagaagggccagagactcaccagcagcaagagcgacatcattgatgtatacagagaaaagagtcagtccaagaattgaaccctgtggcacccccatagagactgccagaggtccggacagcagaccctccgatttgccacactgaactctatcagagaagtagttggtgaatcaggcgaggcaatcttttgagaaaccaaggctgtcgagtctgccgatgaggatgtggtgattgacagagtcgaaagccttggccagatcaatgaatacggctgcacagtactgtttcttatcgatggcgtttAGGACCTTgcgcgtggctgaggtgcacccatgaccagctctgaaaccagattgcatagcagagaaggtatggtgagattccaTTGTtttcatactgtttttatttatttacttttctgctcttttgcacaccagtatctttacctgcacatgaccagctgatcatttatcactccagtgttaatctgctaaattgtaattattcgcctacctcctcatgccttttgcacacaatgtaaagtgccttgcgaaagtattcggcccccttgaactttgcgaccttttgccacatttcaggcttcaaacataaagatataaaactgtatttttttatgaagaatcaacaacaagtgggacacaatcatgaagtggaacgacatttattggatatttcaaacttttttaacaaatcaaaaactgaaaaattgggcgtgcaaaat
The genomic region above belongs to Oncorhynchus mykiss isolate Arlee chromosome 6, USDA_OmykA_1.1, whole genome shotgun sequence and contains:
- the LOC118964898 gene encoding uncharacterized protein LOC118964898 isoform X1; its protein translation is MEPLKALFGVTEESLLISLVEGHSNPTSSSSSELSCAIVGEVVHQLNSGLSVAIQASPGSCPPMDSQDIAAGKEVIRVASVQILAQLQSQTSEPEWVGFIEPLMDPVTDDVLEAIVGTMDKMAQDFNILLDLAKKMTILGSKFLTNLQCDLDVECPSGKEGTTHFLKETGSSTSVVARKIQTLSSPDFQSKALKAVSTILTRKVSSSSGMAPSSRPSSAAPSLTEAPLNTSCTALTSVTSTATVIVKAFVGGMETIASFEDTCEAVDWPVPVNDHKTGSSQKITFSLAGTLYGRIRAKLRDLLTLAAREEGVAKDASLRESSDTLEKATVSTVEVQLPSTEHSRVPRESQPIPALCLSNLDTSTQEVLSSVFSIYKSELSKVESKSLAVVSSSDESLEACWFVDGVLSKLDDYTISQSPSPNEDLSVSTQYSQLSSEGSVRITESSTSLIQSIKKLSCNDFQTQAEEAVSKVLMRSSHSFITQISHTGLQKSLQAGLSSSSPSEIHVLSESMSSMSSENTASGLVETFVKGMATIFQKNESTDTVLLERSGRVSQCSHGGSQLDYTELSVKISEEKLWSTAKNICVSMKNTLKDFFTGLKPSGSERTEMASSKETLGEILVAIQSEISNFGRMKDSRELLQINDMVGTMLKEIEKSEDDSEQVCQDIPRTCSSLSTSLNGRSSLSSSSKGPRSECELEINLPGTPIPDEVPFDLTCPIVRSSCIDTRDSKMPEISTSDLKTKMMAHTDEPLHRNSPMTDSSRPPSAKVSFRSSTPSFTSKGTSLVPKGEGIDIEEKEVCIPSSSGHLRELLIIPDISSATAFPLQYLMDSSKDDGICFVTILVIRLLSEIRPSALDGPSQQAADLTETSQQLIRQVLSEFCAASRLSRTQAYSQNLNIQRVFRGVHKNLMEEFGSYNTLEAAMSSQDPAFDRVLVKSLTQQLVQGRKEASRPASAATNPSDQAEMERGAEQKARRSFLCFSMTKLRINFKRSKRGNKKDCHSVQDQTEIRSTDGHWIAPVGEGSPSKSQPVKKRSLIVRVFSAMMKPFRRFTKKNL
- the LOC118964898 gene encoding uncharacterized protein LOC118964898 isoform X2, giving the protein MEPLKALFGVTEESLLISLVEGHSNPTSSSSSELSCAIVGEVVHQLNSGLSVAIQASPGSCPPMDSQDIAAGKEVIRVASVQILAQLQSQTSEPEWVGFIEPLMDPVTDDVLEAIVGTMDKMAQDFNILLDLAKKMTILGSKFLTNLQCDLDVECPSGKEGTTHFLKETGSSTSVVARKIQTLSSPDFQSKALKAVSTILTRKVSSSSGMAPSSRPSSAAPSLTEAPLNTSCTALTSVTSTATVIVKAFVGGMETIASFEDTCEAVDWPVPVNDHKTGSSQKITFSLAGTLYGRIRAKLRDLLTLAAREEGVAKDASLRESSDTLEKATVSTVEVQLPSTEHSRVPRESQPIPALCLSNLDTSTQEVLSSVFSIYKSELSKVESKSLAVVSSSDESLEACWFVDGVLSKLDDYTISQSPSPNEDLSVSTQYSQLSSEGSVRITESSTSLIQSIKKLSCNDFQTQAEEAVSKVLMRSSHSFITQISHTGLQKSLQAGLSSSSPSEIHVLSESMSSMSSENTASGLVETFVKGMATIFQKNESTDTVLLERSGRVSQCSHGGSQLDYTELSVKISEEKLWSTAKNICVSMKNTLKDFFTGLKPSGSERTEMASSKETLGEILVAIQSEISNFGRMKDSRELLQINDMVGTMLKEIEKSEDDSEQVCQDIPRTCSSLSTSLNGRSSLSSSSKGPRSECELEINLPGTPIPDEVPFDLTCPIVRSSCIDTRDSKMPEISTSDLKTKMMAHTDEPLHRNSPMTDSSRPPSAKVSFRSSTPSFTSKGTSLVPKGEGIDIEEKEVCIPSSSGHLRELLIIPDISSATAFPLQYLMDSSKDDGICFLTILVIRLLSEIRPSALDGPSQQAADLTETSQQLIRQVLSEFCAASRFSRTQAYSQNLNIQRVFRGVHKNLMEEFGSYNTLQAAMSSQDPAFDRVLVKSLTQQLVQGCKEASRPASAATNPSDQAEMERGAEQKARRSFLCFSMTKLRINFKV